A DNA window from Buttiauxella agrestis contains the following coding sequences:
- the lplA gene encoding lipoate--protein ligase LplA, with protein sequence MTTLRLLISDSYDPWFNLAVEECIFRQMPATQRVLFLWRNADTVVIGRAQNPWKECNTRRMEEDNVRLARRSSGGGAVFHDLGNTCFTFMAGKPEYDKSISTAIVVNALNSLGINAMASGRNDLEVTTADGVRKVSGSAYKETLDRGFHHGTLLLNADLSRLANYLNPDEKKLQAKGITSVRGRVTNLSDILPGITHQQICDAVRESFFAHYGERVEAEHISPDALPDLPGFAETFARQSSWEWNFGQAPAFSHLLDQRFTWGGVELHFDVEKGHITRTQIFTDSLNPAPLEALAARLQGCLYRSDMLQQQCETLIADFPEQEMELRELSEWIAQTVR encoded by the coding sequence ATGACGACACTACGACTGCTTATTTCTGACTCTTACGATCCCTGGTTCAACCTGGCGGTTGAGGAGTGTATTTTCCGCCAGATGCCGGCCACACAGCGCGTACTCTTTTTGTGGCGCAACGCTGATACGGTGGTTATTGGCCGGGCGCAAAACCCGTGGAAAGAGTGCAATACCCGCCGCATGGAAGAAGATAACGTCCGGCTGGCAAGGCGCAGCAGCGGTGGTGGCGCGGTATTCCACGATTTAGGCAACACCTGTTTTACGTTTATGGCCGGAAAGCCCGAATACGATAAAAGCATTTCTACCGCCATTGTGGTGAATGCGCTTAATTCTCTCGGGATTAATGCAATGGCTTCCGGGCGCAACGATCTGGAAGTGACTACCGCTGACGGGGTGCGTAAAGTTTCTGGCTCGGCATATAAAGAAACGCTGGATCGCGGCTTCCATCACGGCACTTTACTGCTCAACGCGGATTTAAGCCGTCTGGCAAATTACCTGAATCCTGATGAGAAGAAACTTCAGGCCAAAGGGATTACGTCGGTTCGGGGGCGAGTGACCAATCTGAGCGATATTCTGCCTGGTATCACGCACCAACAAATTTGCGATGCGGTTCGCGAATCATTCTTTGCTCACTACGGCGAACGCGTAGAAGCAGAACATATCTCTCCAGATGCCCTGCCCGACTTGCCCGGTTTTGCTGAAACGTTTGCCCGTCAAAGCAGTTGGGAATGGAATTTCGGCCAGGCTCCAGCATTTAGCCACTTACTGGACCAGCGTTTTACCTGGGGCGGCGTTGAGCTGCACTTCGACGTTGAAAAAGGGCACATCACCCGCACGCAAATATTTACCGACAGCCTGAACCCCGCCCCGCTGGAAGCGCTGGCGGCACGCTTGCAGGGTTGTTTGTATCGTAGCGATATGTTGCAGCAGCAATGCGAAACACTGATTGCAGATTTCCCTGAGCAGGAAATGGAACTGCGTGAATTGAGCGAGTGGATTGCGCAGACGGTGCGTTAG
- the osmY gene encoding molecular chaperone OsmY, translated as MTMTTTKISKTLLAVVLGSVLASGSALAEDKMLNKTESTADTAGEKIDSSVKDVGNFMDDSAITAKVKAALVDHEDIKSTDISVKTDKKVVTLSGFVESQAQAEQAVTVAKGVEGVSSVSDKLHVRNGADKSVSGYAGDTATTSEIKAKLLADDIVPSRNVKVETTEGVVQLSGTVESNAQAARAESIAKAVDGVKSVKNDLKVK; from the coding sequence ATGACTATGACTACGACTAAGATTTCTAAAACTCTGTTAGCTGTTGTTCTTGGCTCTGTTCTGGCAAGCGGTAGCGCTTTAGCAGAAGACAAGATGCTTAACAAAACCGAATCGACAGCGGACACAGCAGGCGAAAAAATTGATAGCTCCGTAAAAGACGTCGGTAATTTCATGGATGACAGCGCAATCACCGCCAAAGTGAAAGCCGCCCTTGTCGATCACGAAGATATCAAAAGTACTGACATCTCAGTGAAAACTGACAAAAAAGTGGTGACGTTAAGTGGATTTGTAGAAAGCCAGGCTCAGGCTGAGCAGGCAGTTACCGTTGCAAAAGGTGTGGAAGGCGTGTCTTCCGTAAGCGACAAACTGCATGTGCGTAATGGCGCTGACAAATCTGTAAGCGGTTATGCAGGTGATACTGCAACCACCAGTGAAATCAAAGCTAAACTTTTAGCAGATGACATCGTCCCTTCACGTAATGTGAAAGTGGAAACCACTGAAGGTGTTGTTCAGCTATCCGGTACTGTCGAATCGAATGCACAGGCTGCACGTGCTGAGAGTATCGCTAAAGCTGTTGATGGCGTGAAAAGCGTCAAAAACGACCTGAAAGTGAAGTAA
- a CDS encoding DUF1328 domain-containing protein, which yields MFRWGIIFLVIALIAAALGFGTLAGTAAGAAKIVFVVGIILFLVSLFMGRKRP from the coding sequence ATGTTTCGTTGGGGCATTATTTTTCTGGTCATTGCGTTGATTGCAGCAGCACTGGGTTTTGGTACTCTCGCGGGTACTGCGGCAGGTGCAGCAAAAATTGTCTTCGTGGTAGGTATTATTCTGTTCCTGGTTAGCCTGTTTATGGGTCGAAAACGCCCATAG
- a CDS encoding NupC/NupG family nucleoside CNT transporter: protein MQLLMGLIGMIVLLLIAVLLSSNRKAINLRTVIGAWIIQVGIGALILYVPVGRKVLLAMSEGVANVIGYGNAGISFLFGGLVSDKMFEVFGGGGFVFALRVLPIIVFFSSLIAVLYYLGIMQLVIRVLGGGLRKVLKTSRTESLSATANIFVGQTEAPLVVRPYIATMTRSELFAVMCGGLASVAGSVLAGYAQMGVPLEYLIAASFMAAPGGLLFAKIILPETETPNDAPELESMKNDPDRPANVLDAAASGAASGMQLALNVGAMLLAFVALIALLNGMLSGIGGWFNYPQLSMELILGWVFSPLAWVVGVPWSEANVAGSFIGQKLIINEFVAYLNFGEYLKDDATVAAAGLQVLSDHTKAIISFALCGFANLSSIAILIGGLGSMAPNRRHEIAQLGLKAVAAGTLSNLMSATIAGVFLSL from the coding sequence ATGCAACTACTCATGGGATTGATCGGCATGATCGTTCTGCTGCTGATCGCCGTTTTACTTTCCAGTAATCGCAAAGCGATTAATCTCCGCACTGTTATTGGCGCCTGGATCATTCAAGTCGGTATCGGGGCCTTAATCCTGTATGTTCCGGTTGGTCGTAAAGTGCTGTTGGCCATGTCCGAAGGGGTGGCGAACGTTATCGGTTACGGTAACGCGGGTATCTCTTTCCTGTTTGGCGGACTGGTTTCGGACAAAATGTTCGAAGTCTTTGGCGGCGGTGGCTTTGTCTTTGCATTGCGCGTTCTGCCAATTATCGTCTTCTTCTCCTCACTGATTGCTGTGTTGTATTACCTGGGCATCATGCAGTTAGTTATTCGTGTTCTGGGCGGCGGCCTGCGTAAGGTTCTGAAAACCTCTCGCACCGAATCTTTGTCCGCAACTGCAAACATCTTTGTGGGCCAGACCGAAGCTCCGCTGGTGGTTCGTCCGTATATCGCGACCATGACGCGTTCAGAATTGTTCGCAGTCATGTGTGGTGGTCTGGCATCTGTTGCAGGTTCTGTTCTGGCGGGTTACGCGCAAATGGGCGTTCCACTTGAATACCTGATTGCCGCGTCATTCATGGCGGCACCTGGCGGCTTGCTGTTCGCTAAAATCATCCTGCCTGAAACTGAAACGCCAAACGATGCGCCTGAACTGGAATCGATGAAAAACGATCCGGATCGCCCGGCAAACGTGCTGGATGCAGCGGCATCAGGTGCGGCGTCAGGTATGCAACTGGCCCTGAACGTGGGCGCAATGTTGCTGGCGTTTGTGGCATTGATTGCGCTGCTCAACGGCATGCTTTCTGGCATTGGCGGCTGGTTCAACTACCCGCAGTTATCAATGGAATTGATTCTGGGTTGGGTGTTCTCACCGCTGGCGTGGGTTGTCGGTGTTCCGTGGAGCGAAGCGAATGTTGCGGGTTCCTTCATCGGTCAGAAACTTATCATCAACGAATTTGTTGCGTATCTGAACTTCGGTGAATACCTGAAAGATGATGCAACCGTTGCGGCAGCTGGCCTGCAAGTTCTGTCAGATCACACCAAAGCAATTATTTCCTTCGCACTGTGTGGCTTTGCTAACCTTTCTTCTATCGCCATTCTGATTGGTGGCCTGGGAAGCATGGCGCCAAACCGTCGTCATGAAATCGCGCAGTTGGGTCTGAAAGCGGTCGCCGCAGGTACGTTGTCTAACCTGATGAGTGCAACCATTGCCGGGGTCTTCCTGTCACTATAA
- a CDS encoding TatD family hydrolase, producing the protein MTMTFYDTHCHFDFPPFSDDEANSISLAAQAGVTKIIVPAIEADRFSTVLALADNYPALYAAVGLHPIVIHKHQDASLALLEHHLQQRPPKLVAIGEMGLDLYMENPLFEKQEAILDAQLKLAKRYDLPVILHSRRTHDKLAAHLKRHNLPHTGVIHGFSGSLQQAERFVAMGYKIGVGGTITYPRASKTRDVMSRLPLSALVLETDAPDMPLNGWQGQPNRPERIADVFQTLCSLRSEPPEVIANAIIHNSDELFKLK; encoded by the coding sequence GTGACAATGACCTTTTACGATACCCATTGTCACTTCGACTTCCCGCCGTTTAGCGATGATGAAGCCAACAGCATTTCTCTTGCCGCGCAAGCGGGCGTAACAAAAATCATTGTTCCGGCAATCGAAGCCGATCGGTTTAGTACGGTGCTGGCGCTGGCAGACAACTACCCGGCGCTCTATGCCGCAGTGGGTTTGCATCCGATTGTGATTCACAAACATCAGGATGCGTCGCTGGCTTTACTCGAACATCACCTGCAACAACGGCCACCCAAACTGGTCGCCATCGGTGAGATGGGGCTTGATCTGTATATGGAAAATCCGCTTTTTGAAAAACAAGAAGCGATACTGGATGCACAGCTAAAACTGGCAAAACGTTATGATTTGCCTGTCATTCTCCACTCTCGTCGTACGCACGACAAACTTGCCGCGCATTTAAAACGCCATAATTTACCGCACACCGGTGTGATACATGGTTTCTCGGGCAGCCTGCAACAGGCCGAGCGTTTTGTGGCGATGGGTTACAAAATAGGTGTGGGTGGAACGATCACTTACCCGCGCGCCAGCAAAACGCGCGATGTTATGTCACGCTTACCTCTTAGCGCTCTGGTGCTGGAAACGGATGCACCCGATATGCCGCTTAACGGCTGGCAGGGGCAACCTAATCGTCCGGAACGAATTGCCGACGTTTTTCAGACGCTTTGTTCATTGCGTTCAGAACCTCCCGAAGTTATCGCGAACGCGATCATTCATAACTCCGATGAATTATTCAAATTGAAATAG
- the yjjJ gene encoding type II toxin-antitoxin system HipA family toxin YjjJ has protein sequence MSALTDLLLHGPQTANSLRQRLGVSQATFSRLVNAQSNVIKAGAARATRYALRRPVRQIQQFPLWQIDDVGQAWRFGELYPIWPQGSCLVILNNGTAQWFDGIPWYLTDLRPQGFLGRTWGRKFAQQAGLPEDIRLWQEEDVLLALSQQVSENLGGWLVGEESYRRWFDTPLPPVIADADKLSVYSELASSALAGDIVGSSAGGEQPKFTCYAQTTTGPAHVIVKFTPPLQNENSQRWSDLLYAEALALNILAQAGFPASTAKVLTNTQRQTFLEVIRFDCMGAQGRRGIVSLEAVQSEFASGAQPWPVTMEKLLAQKSVEPATLRLTQRIWAFGRLIANSDMHAGNLSFYLSDMPLRLAPVYDMLPMAFAPNSAGHMRRDPVKPQIDPIVPREVWLEMLPYARQFWLEASQNQGISESFRELSCAMASELNAVEANVKRLA, from the coding sequence ATGAGCGCGCTGACTGATTTGTTACTCCACGGACCACAAACTGCAAACTCCTTGCGGCAGCGTTTGGGTGTCAGCCAGGCGACGTTTTCACGTCTTGTAAATGCTCAGAGCAATGTGATTAAAGCGGGGGCCGCCAGAGCGACTCGCTACGCGCTGCGGCGTCCTGTTCGTCAGATTCAGCAGTTCCCGTTGTGGCAAATTGATGATGTCGGGCAGGCATGGCGCTTCGGTGAGTTGTATCCCATTTGGCCGCAGGGGAGTTGCCTGGTCATTTTGAATAATGGTACCGCGCAGTGGTTTGACGGGATCCCCTGGTATTTGACCGACCTTCGCCCTCAGGGTTTTTTGGGAAGAACGTGGGGGCGTAAATTTGCGCAGCAGGCGGGGCTACCGGAAGATATCCGCTTGTGGCAGGAAGAAGATGTTCTCCTGGCACTATCACAGCAGGTATCGGAAAACCTGGGTGGCTGGCTGGTTGGCGAGGAAAGCTATCGACGCTGGTTTGACACCCCTTTGCCGCCGGTGATTGCCGATGCTGATAAATTATCGGTGTATAGCGAACTGGCGAGTAGCGCACTCGCGGGCGATATCGTGGGGTCGTCTGCGGGGGGCGAACAGCCTAAATTTACCTGTTATGCACAGACTACGACCGGGCCGGCGCATGTCATCGTTAAATTCACCCCGCCGCTTCAAAACGAGAATAGTCAGCGCTGGTCTGATTTGCTTTATGCTGAAGCTTTAGCGCTCAATATTCTGGCTCAGGCAGGTTTCCCCGCCTCGACGGCAAAAGTTCTGACCAATACGCAAAGGCAAACATTCCTTGAAGTCATTCGTTTTGACTGCATGGGTGCGCAGGGTCGCAGAGGAATTGTCTCACTAGAGGCGGTGCAGAGTGAGTTTGCCAGCGGGGCACAGCCCTGGCCCGTCACGATGGAAAAATTACTCGCCCAAAAGTCGGTTGAACCAGCAACCCTACGCCTGACGCAGCGCATCTGGGCGTTTGGCCGATTGATAGCCAACAGCGATATGCATGCAGGGAATCTTTCGTTCTATCTGTCTGATATGCCACTGCGCCTGGCTCCTGTCTACGACATGCTACCCATGGCTTTTGCCCCGAACAGCGCCGGGCATATGCGCAGGGATCCGGTAAAACCGCAGATTGATCCCATCGTCCCGCGAGAAGTGTGGTTGGAAATGTTGCCCTATGCTCGCCAGTTCTGGCTCGAGGCAAGCCAGAATCAGGGGATTAGCGAAAGTTTCCGGGAGTTGAGTTGTGCAATGGCTTCAGAGCTGAATGCAGTTGAAGCCAACGTTAAACGCCTCGCCTAA
- a CDS encoding patatin-like phospholipase family protein, whose protein sequence is MGQRIPVTLGNIAPLASKAFRPGKLAIVCEGGGQRGIFTAGVLDEFMRANFNPFDLFLGTSAGAQNLSAYVCHQPGYARRVITRFTTTREFFDPLRFVRGGHLIDLDWLVESTSAKIPLSMGTAEKMFESGKAFYMCACRSDDYTPGYFLPDSGTWLNLLKASSAIPGFYRTGVEIDGIGYQDGGISDAIPVREAVRLGADTLVVIRTVPSQMYYTPEWFKRMERWLGDSSLQPLLNLVHHHEASYREIQNFIEKPPGNLRIFEIYPPKPLMSSALGSRLPALNTDYKTGRLCGRYFLATVGKLLTDQPPIKRHLPRIVVPGPVVVPHTVVTQEPLSKAVLETPEANDATFNNEDTA, encoded by the coding sequence GTGGGACAAAGAATACCCGTAACGCTCGGCAACATTGCGCCGCTTGCGTCAAAAGCGTTTCGTCCCGGAAAACTCGCCATTGTTTGCGAAGGCGGCGGGCAGCGTGGGATATTTACAGCCGGCGTGCTGGATGAGTTTATGCGCGCTAACTTCAACCCGTTCGATCTCTTCTTAGGCACCTCTGCGGGTGCACAAAATCTCTCAGCTTACGTTTGCCACCAGCCGGGTTACGCCCGCAGAGTGATCACCCGTTTTACAACCACACGTGAATTTTTTGATCCGCTGCGTTTTGTGCGTGGGGGTCATCTCATCGATCTCGACTGGCTGGTGGAATCCACTTCAGCAAAAATTCCGCTCTCGATGGGCACGGCGGAAAAAATGTTTGAGTCTGGCAAAGCGTTCTACATGTGTGCTTGCCGCAGCGATGACTACACGCCGGGATATTTTTTGCCGGACAGCGGCACGTGGCTGAATCTCCTGAAAGCCTCAAGTGCGATTCCTGGTTTTTACCGCACGGGCGTAGAAATTGATGGTATTGGCTATCAGGATGGCGGAATCAGCGATGCGATCCCGGTGAGAGAAGCGGTGCGTTTAGGTGCCGATACGCTGGTGGTGATTCGTACCGTACCTTCGCAAATGTATTACACGCCTGAATGGTTTAAACGTATGGAGCGCTGGCTTGGTGACAGCAGCCTGCAACCGTTGCTCAACCTGGTGCATCACCATGAAGCCAGCTATCGCGAAATACAGAACTTCATCGAAAAACCACCGGGAAATCTGCGCATTTTTGAAATTTACCCGCCGAAACCGTTGATGAGTTCTGCATTGGGCAGCCGATTACCGGCGCTGAATACCGACTATAAAACCGGGCGTTTGTGCGGACGTTACTTCCTCGCAACCGTCGGGAAATTGCTCACGGATCAGCCGCCAATTAAGCGCCACCTTCCGCGTATTGTGGTTCCGGGGCCGGTGGTCGTTCCGCATACTGTGGTCACTCAGGAGCCATTGTCTAAAGCGGTGCTTGAAACGCCAGAAGCCAACGACGCCACTTTCAACAACGAGGATACGGCGTGA
- the deoD gene encoding purine-nucleoside phosphorylase, with the protein MATPHINAEMGDFADVVLMPGDPLRAKHIAETFLEDVREVNNVRGMLGFTGTYKGRKISVMGHGMGIPSCSIYTKELITDFGVKKIIRVGSCGAVRADVKLRDVVIGMGACTDSKVNRLRFKDHDFAAIADFDMVRNAVDAAKALGVDARVGNIFSADLFYTPDPTMFDVMEKYGILGVEMEAAGIYGVAAEFGAKALTICTVSDHIRTHEQTTAEERQTTFNDMIKIALESVLLGDKE; encoded by the coding sequence ATGGCAACGCCACATATTAATGCTGAGATGGGTGATTTCGCAGACGTAGTATTGATGCCAGGCGACCCGCTGCGCGCAAAACACATCGCAGAAACTTTCCTCGAAGATGTCCGTGAAGTGAACAACGTGCGTGGCATGTTGGGCTTCACCGGGACCTACAAAGGTCGCAAAATTTCCGTAATGGGCCACGGTATGGGCATCCCATCCTGCTCCATCTACACCAAAGAGCTGATTACTGATTTCGGCGTGAAGAAAATCATTCGTGTGGGTTCATGCGGCGCAGTACGTGCTGATGTGAAACTGCGTGATGTGGTCATCGGCATGGGCGCTTGCACTGACTCTAAAGTGAACCGTCTGCGTTTCAAAGACCACGACTTCGCGGCTATCGCTGACTTCGACATGGTTCGCAACGCGGTTGATGCGGCAAAAGCGCTGGGCGTTGACGCTCGCGTAGGCAACATCTTCTCCGCAGATCTGTTCTACACGCCAGACCCAACCATGTTCGATGTAATGGAAAAGTACGGCATCCTGGGCGTGGAAATGGAAGCGGCGGGTATCTACGGCGTGGCAGCAGAATTCGGCGCGAAAGCACTGACCATCTGCACCGTATCTGACCATATCCGTACTCACGAGCAGACGACTGCTGAAGAGCGCCAGACTACCTTTAACGACATGATCAAGATTGCGCTTGAATCTGTGTTACTGGGCGACAAAGAGTAA
- the deoA gene encoding thymidine phosphorylase, which translates to MFLAQEIIRKKRDGHALSDDEIRFFINGIRDNTISEGQIAALAMTIFFHDMTMPERVSLTMAMRDSGTVLDWKSLNLNGPIVDKHSTGGVGDVTSLMLGPMVAACGGYIPMISGRGLGHTGGTLDKLEAIPGFDIFPDDNRFRDIIKNVGVAIIGQTNSLAPADKRFYATRDITATVDSIPLITASILAKKLAEGLDALVMDVKVGSGAFMPTYELSELLAEAIVGVANGAGVKTTALLTDMNQVLASSAGNAVEVREAVQFLTGEYVNPRLHEVTMALCVEMLLSGNLAKDDAEARQKLQAVLDNGKAAEVFGRMVAAQKGPADFVENYAKYLPTAVLSKAVYADRAGFVGEMDTRALGMAVVSMGGGRRQASDTIDYSVGFTDMARLGDSVDTTRPLAIIHAASENQWQEAARAVKAAIKVNDTQPAETPVVYRRIS; encoded by the coding sequence TTGTTCCTCGCTCAAGAAATTATTCGTAAAAAACGTGATGGTCATGCGCTTAGTGATGATGAAATTCGTTTCTTCATTAATGGTATTCGCGATAACACCATCTCCGAAGGGCAAATTGCCGCACTGGCAATGACCATTTTCTTCCACGACATGACTATGCCAGAACGCGTATCACTGACCATGGCGATGCGAGATTCAGGAACCGTGCTGGACTGGAAGAGCCTTAATCTGAACGGCCCAATCGTTGATAAACACTCAACGGGCGGCGTGGGTGATGTCACCTCTCTGATGCTTGGCCCAATGGTGGCGGCATGTGGCGGTTACATCCCAATGATTTCTGGCCGTGGTTTAGGCCATACCGGCGGTACGCTCGATAAACTCGAAGCAATCCCTGGCTTTGATATTTTCCCGGACGATAACCGTTTCCGCGACATCATCAAAAATGTCGGCGTAGCGATTATCGGCCAGACAAACTCGTTGGCACCGGCTGACAAACGTTTCTACGCCACGCGTGACATTACCGCGACCGTAGATTCCATTCCGCTCATCACCGCATCGATTCTGGCGAAGAAACTTGCCGAAGGCCTGGATGCTCTGGTGATGGACGTGAAAGTCGGCAGCGGCGCATTTATGCCAACGTATGAGCTTTCTGAATTACTCGCCGAAGCGATTGTCGGCGTGGCGAACGGCGCGGGCGTGAAAACCACAGCGCTGCTGACCGACATGAACCAGGTGCTGGCCTCCAGCGCAGGGAATGCGGTTGAAGTTCGCGAAGCGGTGCAGTTCCTGACCGGTGAATACGTTAACCCGCGTCTGCATGAAGTCACCATGGCGTTGTGCGTGGAGATGCTACTTTCCGGCAATCTGGCAAAAGATGACGCCGAAGCACGCCAGAAACTGCAAGCAGTGCTCGATAATGGTAAAGCGGCTGAAGTCTTTGGTCGCATGGTTGCGGCGCAAAAAGGCCCGGCTGACTTCGTCGAAAACTATGCGAAATATCTGCCAACTGCGGTACTGAGCAAAGCTGTTTATGCCGATCGCGCAGGTTTCGTGGGCGAAATGGACACCCGCGCGTTAGGCATGGCGGTGGTTTCTATGGGCGGCGGTCGTCGTCAGGCATCTGACACCATCGATTACAGCGTGGGCTTCACTGATATGGCGCGTCTGGGCGACAGTGTGGATACCACTCGCCCGTTGGCCATTATTCACGCCGCAAGCGAAAACCAATGGCAGGAAGCCGCACGAGCGGTAAAAGCGGCAATCAAAGTGAACGATACACAGCCCGCAGAAACGCCAGTTGTATATCGCCGTATCAGCTAA
- the deoC gene encoding deoxyribose-phosphate aldolase, with protein MTDLTASSLRALKLMDLTTLNDDDTNEKVIALCHQAKTAVGNTAAICIYPRFIPIARKTLNAQGTPDIRIATVTNFPHGNDDIEIALAETRAAIAYGADEVDVVFPYRALIAGNEQVGFELVKACKEACAAANVLLKVIIETGELKEEALIRKASEISIKAGADFIKTSTGKVPVNATPESARIMMEVIRDMGVEKTVGFKPAGGVRTAEDAALFLSIADDLFGADWADSRHYRFGASSLLASLLNALGHGDGKSASGY; from the coding sequence ATGACCGATTTAACTGCAAGCAGCTTGCGCGCCCTGAAATTGATGGACCTGACTACCCTGAATGACGATGACACCAATGAAAAAGTGATCGCACTTTGCCATCAGGCCAAAACAGCGGTGGGTAATACTGCGGCGATTTGTATTTATCCGCGCTTCATTCCCATCGCGCGTAAAACTCTGAATGCACAGGGTACGCCTGATATCCGTATTGCTACCGTCACCAACTTCCCGCATGGCAACGATGATATCGAAATCGCCCTGGCGGAAACTCGTGCGGCTATCGCTTACGGTGCGGATGAAGTTGACGTTGTGTTCCCGTACCGTGCGTTGATTGCCGGTAACGAGCAAGTTGGTTTTGAGCTGGTGAAAGCCTGCAAAGAAGCTTGCGCGGCGGCGAACGTTCTGCTGAAAGTGATCATCGAAACCGGTGAGCTGAAAGAAGAAGCACTGATTCGTAAAGCATCTGAAATCTCTATCAAAGCTGGCGCGGATTTCATCAAAACTTCTACCGGTAAAGTACCTGTCAACGCTACACCAGAAAGCGCTCGCATCATGATGGAAGTGATTCGTGATATGGGCGTTGAGAAAACGGTTGGTTTCAAACCTGCGGGCGGTGTGCGCACTGCTGAAGATGCAGCACTGTTCCTGTCAATTGCAGACGATCTGTTTGGTGCTGACTGGGCGGATTCCCGTCACTACCGCTTTGGCGCATCCAGCCTGCTCGCGAGCCTGTTAAATGCTCTGGGTCACGGCGACGGCAAAAGCGCTAGCGGCTACTAA
- the deoB gene encoding phosphopentomutase: MKRAFIMVLDSFGIGATEDAAKFGDVGSDTFGHIAQACAKGEADKGRKGPLSLPNLTRLGLVKAAEGSTGKIPAGMDGNAEVIGAYGWAHELSSGKDTPSGHWEIAGVPVLFDWGYFSDTQNSFPQELLDKLVERANLPGYLGNCHSSGTVILDELGEEHMKTGKPIFYTSADSVFQIACHEETYGLDKLYELCEIAREELTEGGYNIGRVIARPFIGDKAGNFQRTGNRHDLAVEPPAPTVLKKLVDEKNGQVVSVGKIADIYAEVGITKKVKATGLDALFDATIKEMKEAGDDTIVFTNFVDFDSSYGHRRDVAGYAAALELFDRRLPELMELLKEDDILILTADHGCDPTWQGTDHTREHIPVLIYGPKVKAGSLGHRETFADIGQTVAKHFGVSDMDYGKNML; encoded by the coding sequence ATGAAACGTGCATTTATTATGGTGCTGGACTCTTTCGGTATCGGCGCAACAGAAGATGCAGCAAAATTTGGCGATGTTGGCTCGGATACTTTCGGGCACATTGCGCAGGCGTGTGCCAAAGGCGAAGCAGATAAAGGCCGTAAAGGCCCGCTGAGTTTGCCAAACCTCACCCGTCTGGGTCTGGTGAAAGCCGCCGAAGGTTCTACCGGTAAAATCCCGGCAGGCATGGACGGTAATGCAGAAGTTATCGGTGCATACGGTTGGGCGCATGAACTGTCATCAGGTAAAGATACGCCGTCAGGTCACTGGGAAATCGCCGGTGTTCCTGTGCTGTTTGACTGGGGTTACTTCTCTGACACTCAAAACAGCTTCCCGCAGGAATTGCTGGATAAACTGGTTGAGCGTGCAAATCTGCCAGGTTACCTCGGTAACTGCCACTCATCCGGTACGGTAATTCTGGATGAGTTGGGCGAAGAGCATATGAAAACCGGCAAGCCGATTTTCTATACCTCTGCTGACTCCGTGTTCCAGATTGCCTGCCACGAAGAAACCTACGGCCTGGATAAACTCTACGAACTGTGCGAAATCGCCCGTGAAGAGTTGACCGAAGGCGGCTACAACATTGGTCGTGTTATCGCGCGTCCGTTTATCGGCGACAAAGCCGGTAACTTCCAGCGTACCGGCAACCGCCACGATTTGGCTGTTGAACCGCCAGCACCAACCGTGTTGAAAAAACTGGTTGATGAGAAAAATGGCCAGGTTGTTTCCGTGGGTAAAATTGCCGATATCTATGCTGAAGTGGGTATCACCAAAAAAGTGAAAGCGACCGGTCTGGACGCGCTGTTTGATGCCACCATCAAAGAGATGAAAGAAGCGGGCGACGACACTATCGTGTTCACCAACTTCGTTGATTTCGACTCATCTTACGGCCACCGTCGTGATGTAGCAGGCTATGCCGCCGCACTGGAACTGTTTGACCGCCGCCTGCCAGAACTGATGGAACTGCTGAAAGAGGATGACATTCTGATCCTCACCGCTGACCACGGTTGCGACCCAACCTGGCAAGGCACAGACCATACTCGCGAACACATTCCGGTCCTGATTTACGGCCCGAAAGTGAAAGCTGGCTCTCTGGGCCACCGTGAAACGTTTGCCGATATCGGCCAGACGGTCGCAAAACACTTTGGTGTTTCCGATATGGACTACGGCAAGAACATGCTGTAA